The Verrucomicrobiales bacterium genome has a segment encoding these proteins:
- a CDS encoding c-type cytochrome, with translation MKSCIVRSLLLLALVLSARPLFAQSSTDSLPALVGLLSSSADEGLRLDVLRGMKAGLQGRRGVAMPAGWAELEPKLLENQSAEVRLLSQSLGLTFGSERALSALRLIFLDSKADVGARRSALEGLLSVKDPQLTGALKQVLGDTAIRPEAIRAMASFNDPATPAVLLGVYSKLNLGERRDALNTLASRQAFAQPLVEAMRSGQIPPSHLTADLVRQIKNLKDTRLNSDLETLWGVTRETSADMKNEIERYRKIYRAGGSTPGNASRGRKVFARICQQCHTLFDTGGKVGPDLTGSNRADLDYILSNIVDPNSVIPNDYRTSTVELKDDRVLTGIVRQQDDKTVTVATANETLLLPRGDVRSLQLSELSMMPEGLMAQLTDEEVRDLIYYLGRPGQVP, from the coding sequence ATGAAATCATGCATCGTTAGATCGTTGCTGTTACTTGCGCTCGTCCTGAGCGCGAGGCCTCTTTTCGCCCAATCGTCCACCGACTCGCTGCCGGCCTTGGTCGGCTTGCTTTCCAGCTCGGCTGACGAGGGCCTTCGACTGGACGTGCTCCGGGGGATGAAGGCCGGCCTCCAAGGACGCCGGGGGGTGGCGATGCCCGCCGGATGGGCCGAGTTGGAACCGAAGCTTCTGGAGAACCAGAGCGCCGAGGTTCGTCTGCTGTCTCAGAGCCTGGGGCTGACTTTTGGAAGCGAGCGCGCCCTGAGTGCGCTGCGGCTCATTTTCCTGGATTCCAAGGCTGATGTCGGGGCTCGCCGATCTGCCTTGGAAGGCTTGCTTTCGGTTAAGGATCCGCAGTTGACGGGCGCATTGAAGCAGGTGCTGGGCGATACGGCGATTCGACCTGAGGCTATCCGAGCCATGGCCAGTTTCAATGATCCCGCCACGCCCGCAGTGCTGTTGGGCGTCTATTCGAAGCTTAACTTGGGAGAACGTCGCGATGCATTGAACACATTGGCGTCGCGTCAAGCTTTTGCCCAGCCGTTGGTTGAAGCGATGAGATCGGGACAGATCCCTCCGAGCCATCTCACTGCGGACTTGGTCCGACAGATTAAGAACTTGAAGGATACCCGGCTTAACTCGGATTTGGAAACACTCTGGGGCGTGACTCGCGAAACCAGCGCTGACATGAAGAATGAGATTGAACGCTACCGAAAAATCTATCGCGCTGGGGGATCCACTCCTGGGAACGCGAGTCGAGGGCGCAAGGTATTCGCTCGAATCTGTCAGCAGTGCCACACCCTTTTCGACACGGGTGGCAAGGTGGGGCCCGACTTGACGGGATCGAACCGTGCCGACCTCGACTACATCCTCTCCAACATCGTCGATCCAAACTCGGTGATCCCCAACGACTATCGCACGTCAACCGTGGAGCTGAAGGATGATCGGGTTCTGACGGGGATTGTGCGGCAGCAGGACGATAAAACGGTGACCGTCGCAACTGCCAATGAGACCTTGCTGCTGCCGAGGGGGGACGTTCGGTCCCTTCAGTTGAGTGAGTTATCCATGATGCCGGAAGGTTTGATGGCTCAGTTGACCGATGAAGAGGTTCGCGATCTGATCTACTATCTCGGACGCCCGGGCCAGGTGCCCTAA